In Cheilinus undulatus linkage group 16, ASM1832078v1, whole genome shotgun sequence, one DNA window encodes the following:
- the LOC121523751 gene encoding oocyte zinc finger protein XlCOF20-like, whose translation MSGFQALSVFPDEVHQLSVNKKAACPEQQERSEHLKIKDEPEELWSNQEGDPLQEQEEDDIKFTFVPVLVKKEDDEEEPQSSQHYQKQIKESARNSDPERDLQQHSEDKTEDSSDPETDDSADWREMTEDQSGLKSVGESTQTRTKIPKKLYICSQYGKRFKGATGLTRHVIVHTKKKTFCCSDCGQKFTRKGSLTSHMKIHTGEKPFVCSVCGKRFTRKINLTSHMRVHTEKAFVCSLCGQIFTKKGSLTVHMRSHTRDKPFVCSVCGQGFIQKGHLAVHMRVHTGEKPFVCSLCDQRFSQKGTLTVHMRIHRRDKPFFCSECGQRFTQKGSLTVHMRIHTSEKPFICSDCGQGFTINGNLKSHMRIHTGEKPFVCTECGKTFAHQAALTRHMQIHTREKPFIRSQCGERITKK comes from the exons ATGTCCGGGTTTCAGGctctttcag tttttcctgaTGAGGTCCATCAACTGTCAGTGAATAAAAAAGCGGCATGCCctgagcagcaggagaggagcGAGCATCTGAAAATTAAAGATGAACCTGAGGAACTGTGGAGCAATCAAGAGGGAGATCCGCTTCAAGAGCAAGAGGAGGATGATATCAAGTTCACTTTTGTTCCTGTCCTTGTGAAGAaagaagatgatgaagaggaacCTCAGTCTTCACAGCATtatcaaaaacaaatcaaagagtCAGCCAGGAACTCAGATCCAGAGAGAGATTTACAACAACATTCTGAGGACAAGACTGAAGACTCTTCTGATCcagagactgatgacagtgctgattGGAGGGAGATGACAGAAGACCAGTCAGGTTTAAAGTCAGTCGGGGAAAGCAcacaaacaagaacaaagatCCCAAAGAAATTGTATATCTGCTCACAGTATGGAAAAAGATTTAAGGGTGCAACAGGTTTGACTAGACATGTGATtgttcatacaaaaaaaaaaaccttctgctgctctgactgtggtcagaaatttacaagaaaaggaTCTTTGACCTCACACATGAAAATTCACACGGGCGAAAAACCTTttgtctgctctgtgtgtggtaaGAGATTTActagaaaaataaatttgaccTCTCATATGAGAGTTCACACAGAAAAAGCTTTTGTCTGTTCTCTGTGTGGTCAGATATTTACCAAAAAAGGAAGTTTAACTGTTCACATGAGAAGTCACACACGAGATAAACCATttgtctgctctgtgtgtggtcAAGGATTTATCCAAAAAGGACATTTAGCTGTTCACATGagagttcacacaggagagaaaccatttgtTTGCTCTTTGTGTGATCAGAGATTTTCCCAAAAAGGAACTTTAACTGTTCACATGAGAATTCACCGAAGAGATAAACCATTTTTCTGCTCCGAGTGTGGTCAGAGATTTACCCAAAAAGGAAGTTTAACTGttcacatgagaattcacacaagTGAGAAACCATTTATCTGCTCTGATTGTGGTCAGGGATTTACCATTAACGGAAATTTAAAGAGTCACATGAGaatccacacaggagagaaaccatttgtCTGCACTGAGTGTGGCAAAACATTTGCACATCAAGCAGCTTTGACCAGACATATGCAAATTCATACTAGAGAAAAACCCTTCATCCGCTCTCAGTGTGGTGAGAGaattaccaaaaaatga
- the LOC121523755 gene encoding gastrula zinc finger protein XlCGF8.2DB-like: MSGFQALSVFPDEVHQLSVNKEEACPEQQERSEHLKIKNEPEELWSNEEGAQLQGQEEDDIKFPFVPVPVKKEDDEEDPQFLQHYQKQIKESARNFDPERDLQQHSEIKTEDSSDPETEDSSDPETDDSSDWREMTEQQSGSKSVEKSREIRVNITKKLYIYSESGKRFKSEQGLTRHMVVHNEEKPFSCTECGQRFTHKGSLTGHMRIHTGEKPFICSVCGKRFTQKGTLTAHMRIHTGEKPFVCTECGKGFSMHGNLTVHMRTHTSGKTF; this comes from the exons ATGTCCGGGTTTCAGGctctttcag tttttcctgaTGAGGTCCATCAGCTGTCAGTGAATAAAGAAGAGGCATGCCctgagcagcaggagaggagtgaacatctgaaaattaaaaatgaacctGAGGAACTGTGGAGCAATGAAGAGGGAGCTCAGCTTCAAGGGCAAGAGGAGGATGATATCAAGTTCCCTTTTGTTCCTGTCCCTGTGAAGAaagaagatgatgaagaggatCCTCAGTTTTTACAGCATtatcaaaaacaaatcaaagagtCAGCCAGGAACTTTGATCCAGAGAGAGATTTACAACAACATTCTGAGATCAAGACTGAAGACTCTTCTGATCCAGAGACTGAAGACTCCTCTGATCCAGAGACTGATGACAGCTCTGATTGGAGGGAGATGACAGAACAACAGTCAGGTTCAAAGTCAGtggaaaaaagcagagaaattaGAGTAAATATTACAAAGAAATTATATATCTACTCAGAGAGTGGGAAAAGATTTAAGAGTGAACAAGGTTTGACTAGACACATGGTTGTTCATAATGAagaaaaacccttcagctgcaCTGAGTGTGGTCAGAGATTTACCCATAAAGGAAGTTTAACTGgtcacatgagaattcacacaggagagaaaccatttatctgctctgtgtgtggtaaGAGATTTACCCAAAAAGGAACTTTAACTGctcacatgagaattcacacaggggagaaaccgtTTGTCTGCACTGAGTGTGGCAAAGGATTTTCCATGCACGGAAATTTAACTGTTCACATGAGAACTCACACCAGTGGAAAAACCTTTTGA
- the LOC121523480 gene encoding gastrula zinc finger protein XlCGF57.1-like, producing MSGFQALSVFPDEVHQLSVNKEAACPEQQERSEHLKIKDEPEELWSNQERHQLQEQEEDDIKFPFVPVPVKKEDDEEEPQSSQHFQKQTQESARNFDPERDLQQYSEVKNEDSSDPETDDSADWREMTEDQSDSTSVRDSTQTRATIPKKLYIYSECVKRFKGATGVIRRMVVHTKEKPFSCTECGKRFPYRGSMIRHMRTHEGVKLFVCSVCEKSFSQKGHLNLHMRIHTGEKPFVCSVCGQGFTQKGNLTVHMRIHTGEKPFVCSQCGQRFYRKGHLTDHMRIHTGEKPFVCFVCDQRFYRKGHLTGHMRIHTGEKPFVCFVCGRRFTQRGDLTDHMRIHTGEKPFVCSQCDQRFYRKGHLTGHMRIHTGEKPFVCSQCGQRFYRKVHLTGHMRIHTGEKPFVCSDCGQRFSQKGSLKSHMEIHAGDKPFVCTECGKTFSHKATLTRHMRIHTREKPFSGCQYGERVTAK from the exons ATGTCCGGGTTTCAGGctctttcag tttttcctgaTGAGGTCCATCAGCTGTCAGTGAATAAAGAAGCAGCATGCCctgagcagcaggagaggagtGAGCATCTGAAAATTAAAGATGAACCTGAGGAACTGTGGAGCAATCAAGAGAGACATCAGCTTCAAGAGCAAGAGGAGGATGATATCAAGTTCCCTTTTGTTCCTGTCCCTGTGAAGAAggaagatgatgaagaggagccTCAGTCTTCAcagcattttcaaaaacaaacccAAGAGTCAGCCAGGAACTTCGATCCAGAGAGAGATTTACAACAATATTCTGAGGTCAAGAATGAAGACTCCTCTGATCCAGAGACTGATGACAGCGCTGATTGGAGGGAAATGACAGAAGACCAGTCAGATTCAACGTCAGTCAGGGACAGCACACAAACGAGAGCAACAATTCCAAAGAAACTGTATATCTACTCAGAGTGTGTAAAAAGATTTAAGGGTGCAACAGGTGTGATTAGACGCATGGTTGTTCATACTAAagaaaaacccttcagctgcaCTGAGTGTGGTAAGAGATTTCCCTATAGAGGCAGTATGATAAGACACATGAGAACTCACGAAGGAGTAAAACTTTttgtctgctctgtgtgtgaAAAGAGTTTTTCACAAAAAGGACATTTAAATCTTCAC atgagaattcacacaggtgaAAAACCTTTTGTCTGTTCTGTGTGTGGTCAGGGATTTACCCAAAAAGGAAATTTAACTGttcacatgagaattcacacaggagagaaaccatttgtCTGCTCTCAGTGTGGTCAAAGATTTTACCGAAAAGGACATTTAACTGatcacatgagaattcacacaggtgagaaaccATTTGTCTGCTTTGTGTGTGATCAAAGATTTTACCGAAAAGGACATTTAACTGgtcacatgagaattcacacaggtgagaaaccATTTGTCTGCTTTGTGTGTGGTCGGAGATTTACCCAAAGAGGAGATTTAACTGatcacatgagaattcacacaggagagaaaccatttgtCTGCTCTCAGTGTGATCAAAGATTTTACCGAAAAGGACATTTAACTGgtcacatgagaattcacacaggggagaaaccatttgtCTGCTCTCAGTGTGGTCAAAGATTTTACCGAAAAGTACATTTAACTGGTCACATGAGAATCCACACAGGTGAGAAACCGTTtgtctgctctgactgtggACAGAGATTTTCTCAAAAAGGAAGTTTAAAGAGTCACATGGAAATCCACGCAGGTGACAAACCATTTGTCTGCACTGAGTGTGGCAAAACATTTTCCCATAAAGCAACTTTGACCAGACATATGCGAATTCATACTAGAGAAAAACCCTTCAGTGGCTGTCAGTATGGTGAGAGAGTTACTGCAAAATGA
- the LOC121523750 gene encoding oocyte zinc finger protein XlCOF20-like: protein MSGFQALSVFPDEVHQLSVNKEAACPEQQEKHEHLKIKDEPEELWSNQERDPLQGQEENDVKFPFVPVPVKKEDDEEEPQSSQHYQKQTKESARYFDPERDLQQHSEIKTEDSSDPETDDSADWREMTNHQSGLNSVGDSTQTRAKIQEKLYIYSECGKRLTGETGLIKRMVVHTKEKPFSCTECGQRFTLKGSLTDHMRIHTGEKPFVCSLCGQRFTQKGSLNVHMRIHTRDRPKPFVCSECGQGFTQKGHLAVHMRIHTGEKPFVCSHCVQRFTEKGTLTVHMRIHTGEKPFVCSDCGQRFTLKGTLTDHMRIHTRDKPFVCTECGQRFTLKRSLTVHMRVHTGEKPFVCSECGQGFTQKGNLAVHMRVHTGEKPFVCSVCGQRFSLKGSLTVHMKIHRREKPLPALTVVRDLP, encoded by the exons ATGTCCGGGTTTCAGGctctttcag tttttcctgaTGAGGTCCATCAGCTGTCAGTGAATAAAGAAGCAGCATGCCCTGAGCAGCAGGAGAAGCATGAGCATCTGAAAATTAAAGATGAACCTGAGGAACTGTGGAGTAATCAAGAGAGAGATCCGCTTCAAGGGCAAGAGGAGAATGATGTCAAGTTCCCTTTTGTTCCTGTCCCTGTGAAGAaagaagatgatgaagaggaacCTCAGTCTTCACAGCATTatcaaaaacaaaccaaagagTCAGCCAGGTACTTTGATCCAGAGAGAGATTTACAACAACATTCTGAGATCAAGACTGAAGACTCTTCTGATCcagagactgatgacagtgctgattGGAGGGAGATGACGAATCACCAGTCAGGTTTAAATTCAGTCGGTGACAGCACACAAACAAGAGCTAAGATTCAAGAGAAATTGTATATCTACTCAGAATGTGGAAAAAGACTTACTGGTGAAACAGGTTTGATTAAACGCATGGTTGTTCATACTAAagaaaaacccttcagctgcaCTGAATGTGGTCAGAGATTTACCCTAAAAGGAAGTTTAACTGatcacatgagaattcacacaggagagaaaccatttgtTTGCTCTTTGTGTGGTCAGAGATTTACCCAAAAAGGAAGTTTAAATGttcacatgagaattcacacaagAGATAGGCCTAAAccatttgtctgctctgagtgtggtcagGGATTTACCCAAAAAGGACATTTAGCTGttcacatgagaattcacacaggtgagaaaccATTTGTCTGCTCTCACTGCGTTCAGAGATTTACCGAAAAAGGAACTTTAACTGttcacatgagaattcacacgGGTGAGAAACCATTTGTCTGCTCTGATTGTGGTCAGAGATTTACCCTAAAAGGAACTTTAACTGatcacatgagaattcacacaagAGATAAACCATTTGTCTGCACTGAGTGTGGTCAGAGATTTACCCTAAAAAGATCTTTAACTGTTCACATGAGAgttcacacaggggagaaaccatttgtctgctctgagtgtggtcagGGATTTACCCAAAAAGGAAATTTAGCTGTTCACATGagagttcacacaggagagaaaccatttgtCTGTTCTGTGTGTGGTCAGAGATTTTCCCTAAAAGGAAGTTTAACTGTTCACATGAAAATTCACAGAAGAGAGAAACCACTTCCTGCTTTGACTGTGGTCAGAGATTTACCCTAA
- the LOC121524487 gene encoding gastrula zinc finger protein XlCGF57.1-like, which yields MSGFQTLSVFSVEVQQLSVKKEEVSPEQKKESSSLNQEISEPLKVKDEPEELWSSQEGEALRGQEEHNPIKFYFVPVPVKCEDDEVKPQSLQLHPKQTKQIESGADGAGCGGPGASAYSDPGRALQPEIEVKIEDLSEAETDDSTDWRETTKHQSGLKSEKKGTRKRANSEKTLHNCALCIRRFKTKQVLHDHMVVHAKVQPFSCSQCGKGFTRKDSLTRHMRTHLGVKPFGCSVCGKRFTQKGSVAVHMRTHKDGKPFSCSECGKGFSRRDTLLVHKRTHDGLKPFGCLVCGKRFAYKGCVTVHMRTHKRVKPISCSECGKNFENKESLDHHMIVHTRNKPFSCPECGQIFTRKDSLTRHIRTHTGVKLFGCFVCDRRFSEKHSVLAHLRTHKGVKPFSCCECGKIFHNKEYLDNHMVVHTGEKPFCCSVCGQRFTQKGSLTSHMKSHRDKVFCSLCGKRFNHKLSLIRHMEIHTRKKPFSCSECGKGFNYKEGLKVHMRIHTGVKPFGCPECGRRFTQSGTLTVHMRIHTGEKPFVCTECGQTFTHKSTLTTHMVSHTRG from the exons ATGTCCGGCTTTCAGActctttcag ttttttcagtgGAGGTCCAGCAGCTTTCAGTGAAGAAAGAAGAGGTTTCCCCTGAGCAGAAGAAGGAGAGCTCCAGTTTAAACCAGGAGATCAGTGAGCCTCTGAAGGTTAAAGATGAACCCGAGGAACTGTGGAGCAGTCAAGAAGGGGAAGCGCTTCGAGGTCAAGAGGAACATAACCCAATCAAATTCTATTTTGTTCCTGTCCCTGTGAAGTGTGAAGACGATGAAGTGAAACCTCAGTCCTTACAGCTTCAtccaaaacaaaccaaacagatAGAATCAGGAGCAGATGGAGCCGGCTGTGGAGGACCAGGAGCATCTGCGTACAGTGATCCAGGGAGAGCTTTACAACCAGAGATTGAGGTCAAGATTGAAGACCTTTCTGAagctgagactgatgacagcaCTGATTGGAGGGAGACAACAAAACACCAGTCAGGtttaaagtcagagaaaaaaggcacaagAAAGAGAGCAAATTCTGAGAAGACATTGCACAACTGCGCATTGTGTATCAGAAGATTTAAGACTAAACAAGTTTTGCATGATCACATGGTAGTTCATGCCAAAGTACAGCCCTTCAGCTGCTCTCAGTGTGGTAAGGGATTTACCCGAAAAGACAGTTTGACAAGACACATGAGAACACATTTAGGGGTAAAACCTTTCGGCTGTTCTGTGTGTGGTAAGAGATTTACACAAAAAGGAAGTGTAGCTGTTCACATGAGAACCCATAAAGACGGgaaacccttcagctgttcTGAGTGTGGTAAGGGATTTTCCAGAAGAGACACTTTGTTAGTACACAAGAGAACTCACGATGGGTTAAAACCATTTGGCTGCTTAGTGTGTGGTAAGAGATTTGCCTACAAAGGATGTGTGACGGTACACATGAGAACTCATAAGAGAGTGAAACCcatcagctgctctgagtgtggcaaaaactttgaaaataaagaaagtttAGATCATCACATGATAGTTCATACCAGAAACaaacccttcagctgccctGAATGTGGTCAGATATTTACCCGAAAAGACAGTTTGACAAGACACATAAGAACTCACACAGGGGTAAAACTTTTCGGCTGTTTTGTGTGTGATCGGAGATTTTCAGAAAAACATAGTGTGTTGGCACATTTGAGAACTCACAAGGGAgtgaaacccttcagctgctgtGAGTGTGGCAAAATTTTTCACAATAAAGAATATTTAGACAATCACATGGTAGTTCATACTGGAGAAAAACCCTtttgctgctctgtgtgtggtcAGAGATTTACCCAAAAAGGTAGTTTGACCTCACACATGAAAAGTCACAGGGATAAAGttttctgctctctgtgtgGCAAAAGATTTAACCATAAATTAAGTCTGATCAGACACATGGAAATTCATACCAGaaaaaaacccttcagctgctctgaatgtGGTAAAGGATTTAATTACAAAGAGGGTCTGAAAGTACACATGAGAATTCATACAGGAGTAAAACCTTTTGGCTGCCCTGAGTGTGGTCGGAGATTTACCCAGAGTGGAACTTTGACAGtacacatgagaattcacacaggtgagaaaccATTTGTCTGCACTGAGTGTGGCCAAACATTTACCCATAAATCAACTTTGACCACACACATGGTAAGTCATACCAGGGGATAA
- the LOC121524486 gene encoding zinc finger protein 91-like, whose product MSGFQALSGLPLEVQQLPVNKEDVSPEQQEKSSSVNQEISKPLRIKDEPEELWNSQEGEQLRGQEEHNTNKFTFVPVPVKSEDDEEKPQSFQLHQKQTEQIEVYSSSVSKDVKPFGCSECGKRFTKKGSLTVHMRIHTGEKPFVCSVCGRRFSCVGSLTRHRVVHTREKPYSCSVCGKRFTQKGSMIVHMRTYKGVKPISCSECGKVVHGKEGLDIHMVVHTGEKPFSCCVCGQRFTQKGRMTSHMKIHRNEPEVLWSNQEGDELRGQEEHNIIKFTYFPVTVKYEDDEEKPQSSQLYEQQTKQIESGADRADCGRPGASTSFDPERNLQPEIEVKIEDSSEAETDDSTDWREKTERQSDLMSVEKSMRKRAKPEKELHKCLVCGRRFKTKQVLHNHMVVHTKEKPFSCSDCGQEFTRRDSLTRHKRTHTGVKPYGCSVCGQRFTQKGSVTKHMIIHTDEKPFICPVCGKRFKRELALTTHMVLHTRGKSYSCSVSEEVKPFSCSVCGQRFTQRGSLTVHMRIHTGEKPFACSVCGKRFNRVGSLASHRVVHTREKPFSCPVCGKRYTAKGSVLVHMRTHKGVKPFSCSECGHFFYSKEDLDNHMVVHTGEKPFGCCVCGQRFTQKGSLTSHMKIHRDEILCSLCGKRFYCQLSLTRHMSIHTREKPFSCSECGKRFTHRESVTVHMRIHKGEKPYSCSECGQRFTQRGSLTSHMRIHTGEKPFACSQCGKRFNRQTNLTTHMVIHTREKNSSHSAAMSVAAYST is encoded by the exons ATGTCCGGCTTTCAGGctctttcag gtttacCTTTGGAGGTCCAGCAGCTGCCAGTGAACAAAGAAGATGTTTCCCCTGAGCAGCAGGAGAAGAGCTCCAGTGTAAACCAGGAGATTAGCAAGCCTCTGAGAATTAAAGATGAACCTGAGGAACTGTGGAACAGTCAAGAGGGAGAGCAGCTTCGAGGTCAAGAGGAACATAACACAAACAAGTTCACTTTTGTTCCTGTCCCCGTGAagagtgaagatgatgaagagaaacctcagTCCTTTCAGCTTCATCAAAAACAAACCGAACAGATAGAAGTGTATAGCTCCTCTGTGTCCAAAGACGTAAAACCCTttggctgctctgagtgtggtaagagatttacaaaaaaaggaagtttaactgttcacatgagaattcacacaggggagaaaccatttgtTTGCTCAGTGTGTGGCAGAAGATTTAGTTGTGTGGGAAGTTTGACCAGACACAGGGTTGTTCATACCAGAGAAAAACCAtacagctgctctgtgtgtggtaaGAGGTTTACTCAAAAAGGAAGTATGATAGTACACATGAGAACTTACAAAGGAGTAAAACCcatcagctgctctgagtgtggcaaAGTTGTTCACGGTAAAGAAGGTTTGGACATTCACATGGTAGTTCATACTGGagaaaaacccttcagctgctgtgtgtgtggtCAGCGCTTTACCCAAAAGGGAAGGATGACCTCACACATGAAAATTCACAGAAATGAACCTGAGGTACTGTGGAGCAATCAAGAGGGAGACGAGCTTCGAGGTCAAGAGGAGCATAACATAATCAAGTTCACTTATTTTCCTGTCACTGTGAAGTATGAAGATGACGAAGAGAAACCTCAGTCCTCACAGCTTTATGAACAACAAACCAAACAGATAGAATCAGGAGCAGATAGAGCCGACTGTGGAAGACCAGGAGCATCCACATCCTTCGATCCAGAGAGAAATTTACAACCAGAGATTGAGGTCAAGATTGAAGACTCTTCTGAagctgagactgatgacagcaCTGATTGGAGGGAGAAGACAGAACGGCAGTCAGATTTAATGTCAGTGGAAAAAAGCATGAGAAAAAGAGCAAAGCCTGAAAAAGAATTGCATAAATGCTTGGTGTGTGGCAGAAGATTTAAGACTAAACAAGTTTTGCATAATCACATGGTAGTTCATACCAAagaaaaacccttcagctgctctgactgtggtcAGGAATTTACCCGAAGAGACAGTTTGACAAGACACAAGAGAACTCACACAGGGGTAAAACCTTATGGCTGTTCAGTGTGTGGTCAGAGATTTACACAAAAAGGAAGTGTAACTAAGCACATGATAATTCACACAGATGAGAAGCCATTTATCTGCCCTGTGTGTGGCAAAAGATTTAAAAGAGAACTAGCCTTGACCACACATATGGTGCTTCATACTAGAGGAAAATCATACAGCTGCTCTGTGTCTGAAGAAGTAAAGCCTTTCAGCTGCTCCGTGTGTGGTCAGAGATTTACACAACGAGGAAGTTTAACTGTTCATATGAGAATtcatacaggagagaaaccatttgcTTGCTCTGTGTGTGGCAAAAGATTTAATCGTGTAGGAAGTTTAGCATCACACAGGGTAGTTCACACCAGagaaaaacccttcagctgccctGTGTGTGGTAAGAGATATACTGCAAAAGGAAGTGTGTTGGTACACATGAGAACTCACAAGGGAgtgaaacccttcagctgctctgagtgtggccattttttttacagcaagGAAGATTTGGACAATCACATGGTAGTTCATACTGGAGAAAAACCCTTTGGCTGCTGTGTGTGTGGTCAGCGCTTTACCCAAAAAGGAAGTTTGACCTCCCACATGAAAATTCACAGAGATGAAATTCTCTGTTCTCTGTGTGGCAAAAGATTTTACTGTCAATTAAGTCTGACCAGACACATGTCAATACATACCAGagaaaaacccttcagctgctctgaatgtGGTAAGCGATTTACTCACAGGGAGAGTGTGACAGtacacatgagaattcacaaAGGAGAAAAACCGTACAGTTGCTCTGAGTGTGGCCAGAGATTTACCCAGAGAGGAAGTTTGACTTcacacatgagaattcacacaggtgagaaaccATTTGCCTGTTCCCAGTGTGGCAAAAGATTTAACCGGCAAACAAATTTGACCACACACATGGTAATTCATACCAGAGAAAAAAACTCTAGTCACTCTGCTGCTATGAGTGTGGCAGCATATTCAACTTAA